A single Dreissena polymorpha isolate Duluth1 chromosome 14, UMN_Dpol_1.0, whole genome shotgun sequence DNA region contains:
- the LOC127858271 gene encoding uncharacterized protein LOC127858271 isoform X3, with the protein MGASSYKKGSYAIGSQFNCTQACAIGQSDQEEGCAMGQSDQEVGCAMGQSDQGVGCPLSSQACAMGQSDQEVGCLLSSQACAMGQSDQEVGCLLSSQACAMGQSDQEEGCLLSSKACAMGQSDQEVGCPLCLCNGPV; encoded by the exons ATGGGAGCCTCATCATAcaaaaaagggtcttatgccataGGCAGCCAATTTAACTGCACTCAAGCTTGTGCAATTGGTCAGTCTGATCAGGAGGAAGGCTGTGCAATGGGTCAGTCTGATCAGGAGGTAGGCTGTGCAATGGGTCAGTCTGATCAGGGGGTAGGCTGTCCGCTGTCCAGTCAAGCTTGTGCAATGGGTCAGTCTGATCAGGAG GTAGGCTGTCTGCTGTCCAGTCAAGCTTGTGCAATGGGTCAGTCTGATCAGGAG GTAGGCTGTCTGCTGTCCAGTCAAGCTTGTGCAATGGGTCAGTCTGATCAGGAGGAAGGCTGTCTGCTGTCCAGTAAAGCTTGTGCAATGGGTCAGTCTGATCAGGAGGTAGGCTGTCCGCTATGCTTGTGCAATGGTCCAGTCTGA
- the LOC127858271 gene encoding uncharacterized protein LOC127858271 isoform X1, with product MGASSYKKGSYAIGSQFNCTQACAIGQSDQEEGCAMGQSDQEVGCAMGQSDQGVGCPLSSQACAMGQSDQEVGCLLSTQACAMGQFVQEVGCLLSSQACAMGQSDQEVGCLLSSQACAMGQSDQEEGCLLSSKACAMGQSDQEVGCPLCLCNGPV from the exons ATGGGAGCCTCATCATAcaaaaaagggtcttatgccataGGCAGCCAATTTAACTGCACTCAAGCTTGTGCAATTGGTCAGTCTGATCAGGAGGAAGGCTGTGCAATGGGTCAGTCTGATCAGGAGGTAGGCTGTGCAATGGGTCAGTCTGATCAGGGGGTAGGCTGTCCGCTGTCCAGTCAAGCTTGTGCAATGGGTCAGTCTGATCAGGAGGTAGGCTGTCTGCTGTCCACTCAAGCTTGTGCAATGGGTCAGTTTGTTCAGGAGGTAGGCTGTCTGCTGTCCAGTCAAGCTTGTGCAATGGGTCAGTCTGATCAGGAG GTAGGCTGTCTGCTGTCCAGTCAAGCTTGTGCAATGGGTCAGTCTGATCAGGAGGAAGGCTGTCTGCTGTCCAGTAAAGCTTGTGCAATGGGTCAGTCTGATCAGGAGGTAGGCTGTCCGCTATGCTTGTGCAATGGTCCAGTCTGA
- the LOC127858265 gene encoding cullin-2-like isoform X2 encodes MSLRPRRVDFDTTWSTLLETVKGVITCGSVARSTWNDRFSDVYALCVACPEPLGDRLYQETKAFLEKHVDTLHKRVVDCNEENLLTAYQKHWEQYSKGSAYLNQLYGYLNSTFIKKQKYSDADINYGGYAIELTDQMMEVGELALDTWKKFMIEPLKDQTISLILSDVHKDRNNSCVNQTVLHGVINSFVEVEEYKKKHSLQLYEEVFEQQFISQTGAFYRHEAAKLKDECTCSEYMDKVIKKLQEEDFRSRKFLHPSSYNKVTHECQERMVGDHLFFLHGECHDMVKTELLQDLENMYTLLKPIHNGLQHLVSEVESHIKAMGLDAVKRLKGDNVPNQFVEGMLQVHSKYTELIRRVFKNDQLFVGALDKACATAINYKSNQKMPCRSPELLAKYCDNLLKKSSKGTSESELDEKLASCITVFKYLDDKDVYQRHYSRLLAKRLIHGQTASMDAEELMINKLKQACGYEFTNKLHRMFTDMSVSSGLQDEFHTALKKANTDLGLNFSILVLQAGAWPLGQSNLPTFAIPQELELSVKEFDQFYNRKYNGRKLTWMHGLCTAELKLNYLKKTYLVTMGSFQMAVLLLFNSSLRLSHSEIRDHTHLGDKELVKQLQSLVEAKLLNTEGDPSKQSTFELNMSYVSGLSQ; translated from the exons GATGTGTATGCCCTTTGTGTAGCCTGCCCGGAGCCTCTGGGAGATCGTCTCTACCAGGAAACCAAGGCATTCTTGGAAAAGCATGTGGACACTTTACACAAG AGAGTTGTTGATTGCAATGAAGAGAATCTACTGACAGCTTACCAGAAGCACTGGGAGCAATACAGCAAGGGATCTGCCTACCTTAACCAGCTATATGG GTATCTTAATTCCACATTTATCAAGAAGCAGAAGTACAGCGATGCTGACATTAACTATGGAGGCTATGCCATTGAGCTCACAGACCAAATGATGGAAGTTGGAGAG CTGGCGCTGGATACGTGGAAGAAGTTCATGATAGAGCCCCTCAAGGATCAGACGATCTCACTCATCCTGTCTGACGTGCACAA AGACCGTAACAACAGTTGCGTGAATCAGACAGTGCTCCATGGCGTTATCAACTCGTTTGTGGAGGTTGAGGAGTACAAGAAGAAGCACTCCCTTCAGTTGTACGAGGAGGTGTTTGAGCAGCAGTTCATCAGCCAGACCGGGGCATTCTACAGACACGAGGCCGCCAAACTCAAGGATGAGTGCACCTGCTCCGAATATATGGACAAA GTGATAAAGAAGCTCCAAGAAGAGGATTTCCGAAGTCGCAAGTTTCTGCACCCGAGCTCCTACAACAAGGTGACCCACGAGTGCCAGGAGAGAATGGTGGGCGACCACTTGTTTTTCCTGCACGGGGAATGTCACGATATGGTGAAGACAGAGCTGCTGCAAG ATTTGGAGAACATGTACACGCTTTTGAAGCCAATACACAATGGACTGCAACACTTGGTGTCGGAAGTGGAGAGTCATATCAAGGCAATGGGACTGGATGCTGTGAAACGACTTAAGGGAGATAAT GTTCCCAACCAGTTTGTAGAGGGTATGCTGCAAGTACACAGTAAATACACAGAGTTGATACGGAGAGTGTTCAAGAATGACCAGCTCTTTGTTGGCGCTTTAGATAAG GCCTGTGCCACTGCCATAAATTACAAAAGCAATCAAAAAATGCCTTGCCGATCACCAGAACTT CTGGCGAAATACTGTGATAACCTTCTGAAGAAAAGTTCCAAGGGTACTTCAGAGTCGGAACTAGATGAGAAACTGGCCAGCTGTATCACTGTGTTCAAGTACCTGGATGACAAAGATGTCTATCAGAGG CACTATTCCCGACTGCTGGCTAAGAGACTGATACATGGACAGACGGCCTCTATGGATGCAGAGGAGCTGATGATCAACAAACTGAAG CAAGCCTGTGGGTACGAGTTCACCAACAAGCTCCACAGGATGTTCACAGACATGAGCGTGAGCAGTGGACTGCAGGATGAGTTCCATACGGCGCTAAAGAAGGCCAACACGGATCTCGGGCTCAACTTCTCCATCCTTGTACTGCAG GCAGGAGCATGGCCTCTGGGTCAGAGCAACCTTCCAACATTCGCAATACCTCAGGAACTAGAGCTCAGTGTAAAAGAG TTTGATCAATTTTATAATCGCAAGTATAATGGTCGCAAATTAACCTGGATGCACGGATTATGTACAG ccgagctaaaattgaatTACCTTAAGAAGACCTACCTAGTGACAATGGGCAGTTTTCAAATGGCGGTGCTGCTGTTGTTCAACTCGTCTCTGAGACTGTCTCACTCGGAGATCAGGGACCACACCCATCTGGGGGACAAGGAGCTGGTCAAACAGCTGCAGTCATTGGTGGAGGCAAAACTGCTCAACACAGAG GGTGATCCCAGTAAACAGTCTACATTTGAGCTGAATATGAGCTATGTTTCAGGGTTATCCCAGTGA
- the LOC127858271 gene encoding uncharacterized protein LOC127858271 isoform X2 yields MGASSYKKGSYAIGSQFNCTQACAIGQSDQEEGCAMGQSDQEVGCAMGQSDQGVGCPLSSQACAMGQSDQEVGCLLSSQACAMGQSDQEVGCLLSSQACATGQSDQEVGCLLSSQACAMGQSDQEEGCLLSSKACAMGQSDQEVGCPLCLCNGPV; encoded by the exons ATGGGAGCCTCATCATAcaaaaaagggtcttatgccataGGCAGCCAATTTAACTGCACTCAAGCTTGTGCAATTGGTCAGTCTGATCAGGAGGAAGGCTGTGCAATGGGTCAGTCTGATCAGGAGGTAGGCTGTGCAATGGGTCAGTCTGATCAGGGGGTAGGCTGTCCGCTGTCCAGTCAAGCTTGTGCAATGGGTCAGTCTGATCAGGAG GTAGGCTGTCTGCTGTCCAGTCAAGCTTGTGCAATGGGTCAGTCTGATCAGGAGGTAGGCTGTCTGCTGTCCAGTCAAGCTTGTGCAACGGGTCAGTCTGATCAGGAGGTAGGCTGTCTGCTGTCCAGTCAAGCTTGTGCAATGGGTCAGTCTGATCAGGAGGAAGGCTGTCTGCTGTCCAGTAAAGCTTGTGCAATGGGTCAGTCTGATCAGGAGGTAGGCTGTCCGCTATGCTTGTGCAATGGTCCAGTCTGA